From Cellulophaga lytica DSM 7489, a single genomic window includes:
- a CDS encoding membrane protein — protein MKRTNILLILALIVGIAFHGSSIFFTLENTYDALIHLFFADHYANSWFEPWDYRWYTGFTVQAYPPLVHQLIGLLSYIGGLKFGMFTVALLAIVLFITGAYRFGLLITANRRVAGYTALLAVFSSTFIETLHIFGQLPSIMGLSILLHSIPEIYLWIKEGRIRYLVTSLSLIAVTVTSHHVTPIFGMVFFIFPLIGMVIMDTAKDKVKDTKAIHLKTFIWAFKKLFWRIVTFGFSSLMLIIFCILPYWVNSKKNPITQVPIPHGSRDNFLEVLSSGLVFFMIPWGILLFILPYIFYRFYSKRYLFFGLSFSMLTILGTGGTTPIPLKLLGETAFNILTLDRFTLWATIMALPIFGEFAYRMIEGDLKNNIQKRFGAVYHRIVGGFFMVGILFMVIFTMSLGYFRPSQPAKIKMLPIVNFLNQDQHDHWRYLTLGFGDQMAWLSAQTKAMTVDGNYHSARRLPELTTRAIERLENSKFRGVEGIGSLQQFLTVPEKYNLKYIFSNDKFYDPILYFSGWQRLQQLENGIMVWEKLNVPPIPAIIPKEDVPTFLKIMWSTIPVLTILLAFIINIQMVWYRTLKSKKLALPSYLKYRIEYTKFSRGLVTVNHIWAGIVMVCLAYGGYLFYVENSTQLSAKNVVTAYYDAVDFKEFERAFSYINPDDGVSLSQYMLEISVTDGILSSYAKLDSIGISFVNKTKNSAKVKVDTRWITPLDAVEKTFYHTVKKKKNKWYLSVSKLDNDLPPDQLFTDNSTTFFNHGRRKITTEQTHHEDVLKQPVLEILTAKLIKYNGRYSIIGQIQNVDNVPSDVVIKGTLYNDKNKELANYNAKDNIKHKLMPKEITAFKINFEGIAWSSTKDTLPPTFNPDEFTPINLEEIPTKFNLQCAGNVANTDLYKKLSLQELNFTNNTMSGSLFNSGVQEVTIPQLLISYYDNDKKLVWVDHNFLSEGVRIQRKQHFNYNLLNLSNLKVISDDMTNCFVNGSPNIEIAKKMFPDRNHNHMLEQLQEQKGDGFNFIRLEVNSYIGNPK, from the coding sequence ATGAAGAGAACCAATATTTTATTAATATTAGCTCTTATTGTTGGTATTGCTTTCCATGGGTCTAGTATTTTCTTTACGTTAGAGAATACTTATGATGCATTAATTCACCTGTTTTTTGCAGACCATTACGCTAATAGTTGGTTTGAGCCTTGGGATTATAGGTGGTATACTGGTTTTACAGTACAAGCGTACCCGCCTTTAGTACACCAACTAATAGGTCTTTTATCTTACATAGGCGGTTTAAAATTTGGTATGTTTACCGTTGCTCTTTTAGCTATAGTATTATTTATAACTGGTGCGTATAGATTTGGGTTGCTTATAACCGCTAATAGGCGCGTTGCTGGTTATACTGCATTACTAGCTGTTTTTTCTTCAACATTTATAGAAACCCTACACATATTTGGGCAACTGCCCAGCATTATGGGCTTATCTATATTACTGCATAGTATACCAGAAATATATTTGTGGATAAAAGAAGGTAGAATTAGGTACTTGGTTACAAGTTTATCTTTAATTGCTGTAACAGTAACGTCTCATCATGTTACACCAATTTTTGGTATGGTATTCTTTATATTTCCGTTAATTGGTATGGTGATAATGGATACAGCTAAAGACAAAGTAAAAGACACTAAAGCAATACATTTAAAAACATTTATTTGGGCATTTAAAAAGCTATTTTGGCGTATTGTAACTTTTGGTTTTTCATCATTAATGCTCATTATATTTTGTATTCTTCCGTACTGGGTAAACTCTAAAAAAAATCCAATAACTCAGGTTCCTATTCCGCATGGCTCTAGAGACAACTTTTTAGAGGTTTTATCTTCTGGCTTGGTCTTTTTTATGATTCCGTGGGGAATATTACTATTTATACTACCTTATATTTTTTATAGGTTTTACAGCAAGCGCTACTTATTTTTTGGACTATCTTTTTCTATGCTAACTATTTTAGGAACAGGTGGCACAACACCTATTCCTTTAAAACTATTAGGAGAAACCGCTTTTAATATTTTAACCTTAGACCGTTTTACTCTTTGGGCTACAATTATGGCCTTACCAATATTTGGTGAGTTTGCATATAGGATGATAGAAGGCGATTTAAAAAACAACATTCAAAAAAGGTTTGGAGCTGTATATCACAGAATTGTGGGTGGTTTTTTTATGGTTGGCATATTATTTATGGTAATTTTTACAATGAGCTTGGGCTATTTTAGACCATCACAGCCAGCAAAAATTAAAATGCTGCCTATTGTAAACTTTTTAAATCAGGATCAGCATGATCATTGGCGTTACTTAACTCTTGGTTTTGGAGACCAAATGGCTTGGCTATCTGCGCAAACAAAAGCAATGACTGTAGATGGCAATTACCATTCTGCTCGAAGGTTACCAGAGCTTACCACTAGAGCTATAGAACGCTTAGAAAATTCAAAATTTAGAGGCGTAGAAGGTATTGGATCCTTACAACAATTTTTAACGGTACCAGAAAAATACAATTTAAAGTATATTTTTTCTAACGATAAGTTTTATGATCCCATATTGTATTTCTCTGGCTGGCAACGTTTGCAACAGTTAGAAAACGGCATAATGGTTTGGGAGAAACTAAATGTACCTCCAATACCTGCAATTATACCAAAAGAAGACGTACCTACATTTTTAAAAATAATGTGGAGTACTATTCCTGTTTTAACCATTTTACTGGCCTTTATTATTAATATTCAAATGGTGTGGTACAGAACGCTAAAATCTAAAAAACTAGCGTTACCATCTTACTTAAAATACAGAATAGAGTACACAAAATTTTCTAGAGGCTTAGTAACCGTTAATCATATTTGGGCAGGAATTGTTATGGTTTGTTTAGCCTACGGCGGATATTTATTTTATGTAGAAAACAGCACACAACTGTCTGCTAAAAATGTAGTAACTGCTTATTATGATGCTGTAGATTTTAAAGAGTTTGAAAGGGCTTTTTCATACATTAATCCAGATGACGGTGTTAGCCTTTCTCAGTATATGTTAGAAATTTCTGTTACAGATGGTATTTTAAGTTCATACGCAAAGTTAGACTCCATTGGCATTTCATTTGTAAACAAAACAAAAAACAGTGCAAAGGTTAAAGTAGACACAAGGTGGATTACACCTTTAGATGCAGTAGAAAAAACGTTTTATCACACTGTAAAAAAGAAAAAAAATAAATGGTACTTAAGCGTTTCTAAGTTAGATAATGACTTACCACCAGACCAGTTGTTTACAGATAATTCTACTACATTTTTTAACCATGGCAGAAGAAAAATAACCACAGAGCAAACACACCATGAAGATGTTTTAAAACAACCCGTTTTAGAAATTTTAACTGCAAAATTAATAAAATACAATGGCAGGTATAGTATAATTGGGCAAATACAAAATGTAGACAACGTACCGTCTGATGTTGTTATTAAAGGCACCCTTTACAATGATAAAAATAAAGAGTTGGCTAACTATAATGCTAAAGACAACATAAAACACAAGCTAATGCCTAAGGAGATTACCGCATTTAAAATTAATTTTGAGGGTATTGCTTGGTCTTCTACCAAAGATACTTTGCCGCCAACATTTAATCCGGATGAGTTTACACCAATTAATTTAGAAGAAATACCAACCAAATTTAATTTACAGTGCGCTGGCAATGTTGCCAATACAGATTTGTATAAAAAATTGTCTTTGCAAGAGTTAAACTTTACTAACAATACAATGAGCGGCTCCCTTTTTAACTCTGGCGTACAGGAGGTTACTATACCTCAGCTATTAATTTCTTATTATGACAATGATAAAAAACTAGTTTGGGTAGATCATAATTTTTTATCTGAAGGTGTACGTATACAAAGAAAACAACATTTTAACTACAACCTATTAAACCTTAGCAATTTAAAAGTTATTAGTGATGATATGACAAATTGTTTTGTAAATGGCTCTCCTAACATAGAAATAGCTAAAAAAATGTTTCCGGACAGGAACCACAACCATATGTTAGAGCAGCTACAAGAACAAAAAGGAGATGGTTTTAATTTTATAAGACTAGAGGTTAATAGTTACATTGGTAATCCAAAATAA
- a CDS encoding Ig-like domain-containing protein — MKNYLYIILLFLFCTSCSKKETPKKQNTSNVTFTTLTAKKNYTVADSITLEFTASKQSNAVLVLKNAYGITAIKPIQSNNKLTYKVPENFTKIVGNLHWLLVLNNHIKLQDTVVIMPEANNYPKLETYLGPRSIVAGGNDFSMLVNAPTDRFDNPLAAGTKVAIKHQFRKEVTTDTLKVKNLVAWTNIFSPQKTGRILITSLVDSTKSKELTSVILPDNASNFTINYSRNHKYADGNQIITFTTSTIKDNHGNVVSDGTLVLFTVKDNQGNLLQTNGTTINGVAIAKLLHPSKKESWTVTAYVTGAAKSDSIKVDFSSAVKDYKVHLSANNRTITIGPIESFMQQFVPDGLTVTVFIYTKEGALLNTIKTTTLKGVARFNFDENFYKKGSYTIKIEAAGIIKNKVIMLK; from the coding sequence TTGAAAAATTACTTATACATAATATTATTATTTCTTTTCTGCACTAGCTGCAGCAAAAAAGAAACACCCAAAAAACAAAATACCAGTAACGTAACTTTTACTACATTAACAGCTAAAAAAAATTATACCGTTGCAGATTCTATTACTTTAGAGTTTACTGCCAGCAAACAAAGTAATGCGGTTTTGGTTTTAAAAAATGCTTATGGTATAACCGCAATTAAACCAATACAAAGCAACAACAAGTTAACCTATAAAGTACCAGAAAATTTCACTAAAATTGTTGGTAATTTGCATTGGCTACTGGTTTTAAACAACCATATAAAATTGCAAGATACCGTTGTGATAATGCCTGAAGCTAACAACTACCCAAAACTAGAAACCTATTTAGGACCAAGAAGTATTGTTGCTGGCGGTAACGACTTTTCTATGCTTGTAAATGCGCCTACAGATAGGTTTGATAATCCTTTGGCAGCAGGCACTAAAGTGGCTATAAAACATCAATTTAGAAAAGAGGTTACAACAGACACTTTAAAGGTTAAAAATTTGGTGGCTTGGACCAATATTTTTTCTCCACAAAAAACGGGACGCATATTAATTACATCTTTGGTAGACAGTACAAAATCTAAAGAATTAACCTCGGTAATATTGCCAGATAACGCATCTAACTTTACAATAAATTACAGCAGAAACCATAAGTACGCAGATGGCAACCAAATTATAACATTTACAACATCTACAATAAAAGACAACCACGGTAATGTAGTTAGTGATGGTACTTTGGTTCTTTTTACTGTAAAAGATAACCAAGGCAACTTGCTACAAACAAATGGTACAACCATAAACGGTGTAGCTATAGCAAAACTATTGCACCCATCTAAAAAAGAATCTTGGACTGTTACTGCCTATGTTACAGGAGCGGCAAAAAGCGACTCTATTAAGGTAGATTTTAGCTCTGCAGTAAAAGATTATAAAGTGCACTTATCTGCAAACAACAGAACAATTACTATTGGGCCAATAGAAAGTTTTATGCAGCAATTTGTACCAGACGGATTAACCGTAACTGTATTTATTTACACTAAAGAAGGTGCTTTATTAAACACCATTAAAACTACAACTTTAAAAGGAGTTGCTAGGTTTAATTTTGATGAAAACTTTTATAAAAAAGGAAGTTATACTATTAAAATTGAAGCTGCCGGAATTATTAAAAACAAAGTAATAATGCTAAAATGA
- a CDS encoding glycoside hydrolase family 2 TIM barrel-domain containing protein encodes MKINKIIYRALLLLSFVALNGLVLIGISAMLSYLNTGAERTSILHIEQNFEETYSPKIVWHNTTNEGREIEDQTLQSIEEDYKNAWNVRNIALASNNMYGVDDFFTTSARAKLDSIIKLNSKNGITLVTTSIQHNPTVDFYSADGKLVVFTDNNAEQYNEVYSNNTLVSNFYSTPSYKVMMLLEDGFWRIRHLVEINKKNTANTLIPQKKQQSKTITSGINYYPKNTPWNMFGKTYNSSVIEKDFALIQELQLNTIRIFVPYEAFGKANVDPKKLMQLKQTLDIAERHKLNVIVTLFDFYGNYDVQDWTLNHRHAEQIVNALKNHPALVAWDIKNEPDLDFESRGKLKVIAWLKEMIKNIRKWDSKTNITIGWSSTEAAENLVEEVDIVSFHYYKEPKDFLKSFAVLKNKAKGKDLVLQEYGYSSYSGFWNLFTGSIDDQAAYYKEMQLYIEQENIPFVLWTLYDFETIPTAVVGRLPWRKNQQKYFGLFTVDGQPKDALQYIKPKK; translated from the coding sequence ATGAAGATAAATAAAATTATATATCGTGCACTTTTACTACTGTCTTTTGTAGCCTTAAATGGTTTGGTGTTAATTGGCATAAGTGCTATGCTATCTTACTTAAATACGGGAGCAGAAAGAACTTCTATTTTACATATTGAGCAAAATTTTGAAGAAACATATTCTCCTAAAATAGTTTGGCATAACACTACTAATGAAGGCAGAGAAATTGAAGATCAAACTTTACAATCTATAGAAGAAGATTATAAAAATGCTTGGAATGTGCGCAACATTGCTTTAGCAAGTAACAATATGTATGGTGTAGATGATTTTTTTACAACTAGTGCCAGAGCTAAATTAGATAGCATTATTAAACTAAATTCTAAAAACGGAATTACGCTAGTTACCACATCTATACAACATAACCCAACTGTAGACTTTTACAGTGCAGATGGTAAACTTGTAGTGTTTACAGATAATAATGCAGAACAATACAATGAGGTTTACAGCAATAATACTTTGGTAAGCAATTTTTACAGCACACCCAGTTATAAGGTAATGATGCTTTTAGAAGATGGTTTTTGGCGTATTAGACACCTGGTAGAAATAAATAAAAAAAACACTGCCAATACATTAATACCACAAAAAAAACAGCAAAGCAAAACCATAACATCTGGTATAAACTATTACCCAAAAAACACTCCTTGGAATATGTTTGGCAAAACATACAACAGTAGTGTAATAGAAAAAGACTTTGCATTAATACAAGAGTTACAGCTAAATACAATTCGTATTTTTGTTCCTTATGAAGCTTTTGGAAAAGCTAATGTAGACCCTAAAAAGTTAATGCAATTAAAACAAACTTTAGATATTGCAGAAAGGCACAAACTTAATGTAATAGTTACTCTTTTTGACTTTTATGGTAATTATGATGTACAAGACTGGACATTAAACCACAGACACGCAGAGCAAATTGTAAATGCTCTTAAAAATCATCCTGCCTTGGTTGCTTGGGATATTAAAAATGAACCCGATTTAGACTTTGAATCTAGAGGAAAACTAAAAGTAATTGCTTGGCTTAAAGAAATGATTAAAAATATAAGAAAGTGGGATTCTAAAACCAATATTACTATTGGATGGTCTAGTACAGAAGCTGCAGAAAACCTAGTTGAAGAAGTAGATATTGTATCTTTTCATTATTACAAAGAGCCTAAAGATTTTTTAAAATCCTTTGCTGTATTAAAAAACAAAGCTAAGGGTAAAGATTTGGTTTTACAAGAGTACGGCTACTCGTCTTACAGTGGCTTTTGGAACCTATTCACAGGTTCTATAGATGACCAAGCTGCTTATTACAAAGAAATGCAATTGTATATAGAACAAGAGAATATTCCTTTTGTATTATGGACATTGTATGATTTTGAAACAATACCAACAGCCGTTGTTGGTAGGTTACCTTGGCGTAAAAATCAGCAAAAGTATTTTGGCTTATTTACTGTAGACGGACAGCCAAAGGATGCATTACAATATATTAAACCTAAAAAGTAA
- a CDS encoding glycosyltransferase encodes MKLAIVTAYPPSKVTLTEYGYHLVKHFRLQKEVTEIVLITDKTKEAKDLSFTEEGCKITVKECWSFNSYKNVFGIMGAIADTKPDAVLFNLQFLKFGDKKVPAALGLMLPLICKLKGIPTISLLHNILEQVDLENAGITKSSFLKKAYNFIGASLTKVILSSDILAVTISKYKGILESKYKSRNVALIPHGAFETPPEPTYQLPKGPKQVMAFGKFGTYKKVEILIDAVEIIRQRTKQDIEIVIAGTDSPNTPGYLNEVSEKYKHVDQLRFTGYVAEEDVPVIFNDSAVVVFPYTSTTGSSGVLHQAGSYGKAVALPDLGDLSILVKEEGYKGEFFEPESAESLADAIENIITYDDYREELSKINYKAACSLPMSDIAQMYVDYFAAIQMAKAGNISIDTIIAEREKEREMEKEREAVELLVK; translated from the coding sequence ATGAAATTAGCAATTGTAACAGCGTACCCACCAAGTAAAGTAACTTTAACAGAATACGGATACCACTTGGTAAAACATTTTAGACTACAAAAAGAAGTAACTGAAATAGTCTTAATTACAGACAAAACCAAAGAAGCAAAAGATCTTTCTTTTACAGAAGAAGGCTGTAAAATTACAGTAAAAGAATGCTGGAGTTTTAATAGCTATAAAAACGTTTTTGGTATTATGGGCGCAATTGCAGACACTAAACCAGACGCAGTTTTATTTAACCTTCAGTTTTTAAAATTTGGAGACAAAAAAGTACCTGCTGCGTTAGGTTTAATGTTGCCTTTAATATGTAAATTAAAAGGAATACCAACAATATCTTTACTGCACAATATATTAGAGCAGGTAGATTTAGAAAATGCTGGTATAACTAAAAGTAGTTTTCTTAAAAAAGCATACAATTTTATTGGAGCTTCATTAACTAAAGTAATTTTATCTTCAGATATTTTAGCCGTAACAATAAGCAAATACAAAGGTATTTTAGAAAGCAAATACAAGTCTAGAAACGTTGCTTTAATTCCTCATGGTGCTTTTGAAACTCCGCCAGAACCAACTTATCAATTACCAAAAGGTCCTAAGCAAGTAATGGCTTTTGGAAAGTTTGGAACATACAAAAAAGTAGAAATTTTAATTGATGCTGTAGAAATTATTCGTCAGCGTACAAAACAAGATATAGAAATAGTAATAGCAGGTACAGATAGCCCAAACACACCAGGTTATTTAAATGAAGTGAGCGAAAAATATAAGCACGTAGACCAACTTAGGTTTACTGGTTATGTTGCAGAAGAAGATGTACCTGTTATTTTTAATGATAGTGCAGTGGTAGTTTTTCCTTACACATCTACAACAGGTAGCTCTGGAGTTTTACACCAAGCAGGTAGCTACGGAAAAGCAGTTGCGTTACCAGATTTAGGAGATTTAAGCATACTAGTTAAGGAAGAAGGTTATAAAGGTGAATTTTTTGAGCCAGAAAGTGCAGAATCTTTAGCAGATGCAATAGAAAACATTATTACATATGATGATTACCGCGAAGAATTAAGTAAAATAAATTATAAAGCAGCGTGCTCTTTACCAATGTCTGATATTGCACAGATGTATGTAGATTATTTTGCAGCAATACAAATGGCTAAAGCCGGAAACATAAGTATTGATACTATTATAGCAGAAAGAGAAAAAGAAAGAGAGATGGAGAAAGAAAGAGAAGCAGTAGAGCTTTTAGTAAAATAA